The following proteins come from a genomic window of Pichia kudriavzevii chromosome 1, complete sequence:
- a CDS encoding uncharacterized protein (PKUD0A12790; similar to Saccharomyces cerevisiae YML117W (NAB6); ancestral locus Anc_8.844), with protein MHPPSLRLRGSRTQYQQHQQYHQAHIHSANYSPLAFSPLGQPTPSLENDFSQRLLPQSLLVGSPFFQNGPHLKHNHHLSDNQDYIYRGVKILNFQSKPLIELLKDFKFGPLESAKLQNDGSVVLSFVDSFIACHYYNHALKAHNVELIALPPVNEKIQLEINENGASRALCLTNICISKESLQNLLEKFGIVVEFNFIDSENAAFVKFTSIINAMKCKNQFHLLAKIDDEDKGDLSQIELEYGNDEMLDSSINDQFEIDANNLSFSNLNSNSNSNSNYDINSRSNSIVYDSRRASVDFTPPMSNDHYVYYPPPAISAIPPPAAHSSSTSSLQLSSALSHHLSHPIVDVPSNIGNRTVYLGNLSNNLSIEEICNVIRGGNLENIKYLPHKKIAFITFIRHIDAANFIARANVDHVFLNSKYVKVGWGHNSGYLSPEIEIEINENNATRNLYIGVNENTEREGVDFLWKDGVKLYNTIPKEETLRRDFSIFGQIEQVNYFKNGACAFINFTDIRYSIKAVHDLNNNVNDLHQSLENRYEKLLISYGKDRCGNPPKKKRRRKKTLGLGVITNSSSSSLSLSSLPPSSPSLVPTTPSFNSNDNNYVDNNENIGSNHVNNSNNNDNTKNDNKGSERHYSHTQTPMVPYYEPYYYVPQYYYTPPSPYMYSGSNMGRSKNNLSKGKK; from the coding sequence ATGCACCCACCTTCGCTTCGTTTGAGAGGGTCCAGGACCCAGTATCAGCAACACCAGCAATACCACCAGGCACACATACACAGTGCCAACTACAGTCCGCTTGCCTTTTCTCCTCTGGGCCAGCCAACACCTAGCTTGGAAAACGACTTCTCTCAGCGGTTGTTGCCGCAGTCGCTCCTAGTTGGATCGCCCTTCTTTCAGAATGGCCCGCATCTGAAACATAACCACCATCTCTCGGATAACCAGGACTATATCTACCGTGGAGTAAAGATACTCAACTTTCAAAGTAAACCGCTCattgaattgttgaaggatttcaaatttggtCCTCTAGAATCCGCCAAATTGCAAAATGACGGATCAGTGGTTCTCTCCTTTGTGGATTCCTTCATTGCCTGCCATTATTATAATCATGCCCTAAAGGCTCATAATGTCGAACTGATTGCCTTGCCTCCCGTAAATGAGAAAATCCAACTTGAAATCAACGAAAATGGAGCTTCACGTGCTCTTTGTTTGACCAACATTTGTATATCTAAGGAATCCTTGCAAAATTTATTGGAGAAATTCGGTATTGTTGTGgaattcaatttcattgattCTGAGAATGCGGCATTTGTGAAATTCACGTCGATTATCAATGCAATGAAATGTAAAAATCAATTCCATCTATTGGCAAAGATTGATGACGAGGATAAAGGGGATCTCTCGCAAATAGAGTTGGAATACGGTAATGATGAAATGTTGGATTCTTCTATAAACGACCAATTTGAAATCGATGCAAATAAcctctccttctcaaatttaaaCTCTAATTCTAATTCAAACTCCAACTATGATATAAATTCACgttcaaattcaattgtttATGATAGTAGAAGGGCGAGTGTTGACTTCACCCCTCCAATGTCAAATGATCACTACGTTTATTATCCTCCACCAGCAATATCTGCAATACCACCACCAGCAGCACATTCCTCCTCGACGTCGTCACTGCAATTGTCCTCTGCATTATCCCATCATCTCAGCCATCCAATTGTCGACGTACCTAGCAATATAGGTAACAGGACCGTCTATTTGGGAAACTTATCCAATAATCTGTCTATTGAAGAGATTTGTAATGTCATTCGTGGTGGTAACCTGGAAAATATTAAATATCTACCCCACAAGAAAATTGCATTCATTACTTTTATTAGACATATTGATGCCGCTAATTTTATTGCTAGGGCTAATGTCGATCATGTGTTTctcaattcaaaatatgtCAAGGTTGGTTGGGGCCATAACTCGGGTTATTTATCGCCCGAAATCGAAATCGAAATTAACGAGAATAACGCCACAAGGAATCTATATATAGGCGTCAATGAAAACACTGAACGTGAAGGcgttgattttctttggaagGATGGCGTCAAATTGTACAATACAATCCCCAAAGAGGAGACCTTGAGGAGGGATTTCTCCATTTTTGGCCAAATTGAACAGGTCaattatttcaaaaatggcGCTTGTGCCTTTATAAACTTCACCGATATAAGGTACTCTATAAAGGCGGTTCACGATTTAAACAACAACGTCAACGATCTTCATCAATCGTTGGAGAATAGGTATGAGAAGCTGCTTATATCTTACGGCAAAGATAGGTGTGGCAATCCCCCTAAGAAGAAGCGCAGGAGAAAGAAGACTTTGGGTTTGGGCGTCATTACAAACTCTTCCAGCTCCTCCCTATCGCTATCCTCCCTACCTCCTTCTTCACCCTCTCTAGTGCCAACTACACCAAGTTTCAACAGCAATGATAATAATTATGTCGACAATAACGAGAATATCGGTAGTAACCATGTTAATAACAGCAacaataatgataatactaaaaatgacaataagGGTAGTGAAAGACATTATTCTCACACACAAACGCCAATGGTTCCTTACTACGAACCTTACTACTATGTTCCTCAATACTACTATACCCCTCCTTCACCATACATGTACTCAGGTTCAAATATGGGGAGAAGTAAAAACAACTTATCTAAGGGCAAGAAATAA
- a CDS encoding uncharacterized protein (PKUD0A12800; similar to Saccharomyces cerevisiae YGR192C (TDH3) and YJR009C (TDH2); ancestral locus Anc_5.155), which yields MAFTVGINGFGRIGRLVLRVALSRSDINVVAINDPFIAADYAAYMFKYDSTHGKYKGEVSGKDNAITIDGHDITVYNERDPESIPWGKIGVDYVIDSTGVFTKVEGASKHLKAGAKKVIITAPSADAPMFVVGVNHNEYTKDLNIVSNASCTTNGLAPLAKVIHENFGIEAGLMTTIHSITATQKTVDGPSHKDWRGGRTASGNIIPSSTGAAKAVGKVLPSLAGKLTGMSMRVPTVDVSVVDLTVNLKKETTYEEICAAIKKASEGELKGILGYTEDAVVSTDFLSDSRSSIFDAKAGILLTPTFVKLISWYDNEYGYSTRVVDLLEHVAKVNA from the coding sequence ATGGCTTTCACAGTTGGTATTAACGGTTTCGGTAGAATCGGTAGATTAGTTTTAAGAGTTGCTCTTTCTAGATCCGACATCAATGTTGTTGCAATCAATGATCCATTTATTGCAGCAGATTATGCAGCATACATGTTCAAGTATGACTCCACACACGGTAAGTACAAGGGTGAAGTTTCTGGTAAGGACAATGCCATCACTATTGATGGTCATGACATCACTGTCTACAATGAAAGAGACCCAGAATCCATTCCATGGGGTAAGATTGGTGTTGATTACGTTATTGACTCCACTGGTGTCTTCACCAAGGTTGAAGGTGCAAGTAAGCACTTGAAGGCTGGTGCAAAGAAGGTCATTATCACTGCACCTTCTGCAGATGCTCCAatgtttgttgttggtgtcAACCACAATGAATACACCAAGGACTTGAACATTGTCTCCAATGCTTCTTGTACCACCAATGGTTTAGCTCCATTGGCAAAGGTTATCCACGAAAACTTTGGTATTGAGGCTGGTTTGATGACCACCATCCATTCCATCACTGCTACCCAAAAGACTGTCGATGGTCCATCCCATAAGGACTGGAGAGGTGGTAGAACTGCTTCCGGTAACATTATTCCATCTTCTACTGGTGCTGCAAAGGCTGTCGGTAAGGTTTTACCATCCTTGGCAGGTAAGTTGACTGGTATGTCCATGAGAGTCCCAACTGTCGATGTCTCTGTTGTCGACTTGACTGTcaacttgaagaaggaaaccACCTATGAAGAAATCTGTGCTGCTATCAAGAAGGCTTCTGAGGGTGAATTAAAGGGCATTCTTGGCTACACTGAAGATGCAGTTGTCTCTACTGACTTTTTGTCCGACTCTAGATCTTCTATTTTCGATGCAAAGGCTGGTATTCTTTTAACCCCTACCTTTGTTAAGTTGATCTCCTGGTACGATAACGAATATGGTTACTCCACCAGAGTTGTTGACTTGTTGGAACACGTTGCCAAGGTCAATGCTTAA
- a CDS encoding uncharacterized protein (PKUD0A12810; similar to Saccharomyces cerevisiae YMR280C (CAT8); ancestral locus Anc_8.845), which yields MQNQKTKTIKQPGSTTMRVSVACDRCRKKKIRCFYEGDDEQCVNCKNVGLDCIFTDKLARKAFPRGYTESLEERVRELEYENKKLQKLLTLKDVEDDERPSLQQKQQPQLLQPGDASLSLPSQMQPLSQAQTPMQAQVQLHQEQQAAVSLLREQTRSSKPLHGGGRGESPIAVHALNMENISKLQPFESEYHRHDENCNCGMHHSVINRPVSIAGSVDVDQGELSDEDSLYSASNEHQWEGNESPIHTIDKIKEFKKQRQANNQYQRFVYNPNSFEQINAPGAAAAISLQNKLRTKNFLNLANLIAASIPRSTEETLFIPTLLARVIKTHGFDSKAPYLTARSIALLKQAYNEDERYKLFPINFQGINFKELNKEQSVQFFNNLNLPNNINLDICITIYFNTWNKTIPILNKEIFMKNYKKFIKSREVSYEDGEMIGFEKFGELLVIITCLVMISNERANVANKLKKNNLNEEDLLSDNGNVSSNHNNTDNSSSNSNDINEGYNSNSNNNSKYSQDHNGNSDGNNKISSNSEILQFYDHLIKQLIQSNMSNICSISSLQIITIELLYCLNTDDLSMSYELRGRMITMCQQLRLHRCPSAVLGSNGSNVSRLQQGERRILFWCIYTLDSFSSFVLGVPRLLKDYEIECALPASLKNERSGTGNDNEEGEGEDEEGINFITFKDNYRLSLVGKVCESALSVMRYSKVLGTIVDSVFKRSDGLKHSNINEGNCLIMEDLLESWKNGLREGINFKDVDIESMSEVQLMFYYLYYQAKSLIYMPLLANESGNMIEHGLRNSASMISIQQATNNILSIFKEMNSQKHGYYYMPIPINMSRQSARYSLLAAKNALEYTRGGSLFQESKTLLGNVMKELKISTRIGLLGCLSENCVACLESAVDAILSQPRSKGRLRNGVVGGKGRAAGSSTMSSPQIGVKANIGQQGQRQVSATTTTATTAAAAAGVPSPLPPQQHQQLQQQLQQQLQLQTPSQTARPDGQGRQGVKRDRDEVGEMREQFEEGIGEGEAISRKEQGVQQHALNDIFSNSSVEEPVGVSTSLPTNNTTNCVRGDATTNGIVNANASAHTRASPTGSLPGYGRDKKDDTGIDINSFNSNAFGVDASMGLPYLDLDGLDFDMDMDMDMEMNLNLDLGLDLGLELKGDNNEGFPVDLNNGRGR from the coding sequence ATGCAAAATCAGAAGACAAAGACGATCAAACAGCCGGGGTCGACGACGATGAGGGTCTCTGTTGCGTGTGATCGGTGTcggaaaaagaagattaGATGTTTCTACGAAGGTGATGATGAGCAGTGTGTCAACTGTAAGAATGTTGGTTTGGATTGCATATTCACAGACAAACTTGCACGAAAGGCGTTCCCAAGAGGGTACACAGAATCGCTCGAGGAGAGAGTTAGAGAATTGGAATACGAGAATAAGAAGTTACAGAAGCTATTGACTTTAaaagatgttgaagatgacgaaCGGCCATCATTACAACAAAAGCAGCAGCCGCAACTCTTACAGCCAGGAGATGCTTCATTATCATTGCCGTCACAAATGCAGCCACTGTCACAAGCACAAACACCAATGCAGGCACAGGTGCAGCTGCACCAAGAACAACAAGCGGCAGTATCTTTGCTTCGGGAACAAACAAGATCATCCAAACCACTTCATGGAGGAGGCAGGGGTGAGTCACCAATTGCTGTGCATGCGTTAAACATGGAAAATATATCTAAATTGCAACCATTTGAATCCGAGTATCATCGTCATGATGAGAATTGTAATTGTGGAATGCACCATTCAGTTATCAATCGTCCCGTGTCTATTGCAGGGtctgttgatgttgatcAAGGCGAGTTGAGCGATGAAGACTCGCTCTATTCGGCGAGTAACGAGCATCAGTGGGAGGGGAATGAATCTCCAATCCATaccattgataaaatcaagGAATTCAAAAAGCAAAGACAGGCAAAtaatcaatatcaaaggTTTGTGTATAATCCCAACtcttttgaacaaatcaaTGCTCCTGgtgcagcagcagcaatCTCTTTACAGAACAAACTCAGGACCAAGAATTTCCTCAATCTAGCCAATTTGATTGCAGCGTCAATTCCAAGATCGACGGAGGAGACCTTATTTATACCCACTTTATTGGCCAGGGTTATCAAAACACATGGTTTTGACTCGAAAGCTCCATATTTAACAGCGAGGTCGATTGCGTTATTGAAACAAGCATACAATGAGGATGAAAGATATAAGCTATTCCCCATAAACTTTCAGggtatcaatttcaaagagttAAACAAGGAGCAAAGTGtacaatttttcaataatttgaatttacCAAATAATATAAACTTGGATATTTGTATCACGATTTATTTCAATACTTGGAATAAGACAATACCGATTTTAAACAAGGAAATCTTTATGAAGAACTATAagaaattcatcaaaagCCGGGAGGTTTCATATGAAGATGGCGAAATGATAggatttgagaaatttggAGAGTTGTTGGTCATTATAACTTGTTTAGTTATGATCTCAAATGAAAGAGCCAATGTAGCCAAcaaattaaagaagaacaatTTAAACGAGGAAGATTTGCTGAGTGATAACGGTAATGTAAGTAGTAATCATAACAATACTGATAATAGTAGTAGCAACAGTAATGACATTAACGAAGGTTACAATAGCAAcagcaataacaatagtAAGTATTCTCAAGATCATAATGGAAATAGTGATGGAAACAATAAGATCAGCAGTAACAGTGAGATACTACAATTCTATGACCATCTAATTAAACAGTTAATTCAGTCCAATATGAGTAATATATGTTCCATATCCTCCTTACAGATCATAACAATTGAATTGTTGTATTGTTTGAATACTGACGATTTAAGCATGAGTTACGAGTTGAGGGGGAGAATGATCACCATGTGTCAGCAGTTAAGGTTACACAGATGCCCATCGGCAGTATTAGGTAGCAATGGATCGAATGTTAGCAGGCTACAACAGGGAGAGAGGAGGATCTTGTTTTGGTGTATTTATACATTGGATAGTTTTTCCAGTTTTGTATTAGGTGTGCCGAGGTTGTTAAAAGATTATGAGATTGAATGTGCATTACCTGCAAGTCTAAAGAATGAACGAAGTGGTACTGGCAATGACAACGAAGAAGGTGAGGGAGAAGATGAGGAAGGGATCAATTTCATAACTTTCAAGGATAACTATCGTCTATCTTTAGTTGGTAAGGTATGTGAGAGTGCGTTGAGTGTGATGAGATACTCCAAGGTGTTAGGTACGATAGTTGACAGTGTATTCAAGCGAAGCGATGGGCTGAAACATAGTAACATAAATGAGGGAAATTGTTTAATCATGGAAGATTTGTTGGAGAGCTGGAAGAATGGATTAAGAGAAGGTATAAACTTCAAGGACGTTGATATTGAATCAATGAGTGAGGTTCAATTAATGTTTTATTATCTATATTATCAAGCCAAATCCTTGATATATATGCCATTATTAGCCAACGAATCAGGAAATATGATTGAGCACGGTTTGAGGAATTCAGCGTCAATGATCAGTATCCAGCAAGCTACAAATAATATTTTGAGTATATTCAAAGAGATGAATTCTCAAAAGCATGGATACTATTATATGCCTATACCGATCAATATGAGTAGGCAAAGCGCCCGGTATTCTTTATTGGCAGCCAAGAATGCATTGGAATATACGAGAGGAGGGTCGTTATTTCAAGAATCCAAGACTCTACTAGGTAATGTGATGAAGGAATTGAAAATCAGTACAAGGATTGGACTATTAGGGTGTCTCAGTGAGAATTGTGTTGCATGTTTGGAGAGTGCCGTTGATGCTATTCTCTCCCAACCAAGAAGCAAGGGGCGGTTAAGAAATGGAGTGGTTGGAGGTAAAGGACGAGCTGCTGGAAGTAGTACAATGTCGTCACCACAAATTGGTGTGAAGGCAAATATAGGGCAACAAGGACAGAGGCAAGTTTCAGCAACAAccacaacagcaacaacagcagcagcagcgGCGGGGGTACCATCACCATTACCACCACAGCAGCACCAACAGTTACAACAACAGTTACAACAACAGTTACAGCTACAAACGCCTTCACAGACGGCACGCCCGGATGGCCAAGGACGGCAGGGGGTCAAGAGGGACAGAGATGAAGTGGGTGAGATGAGAGAGCAATTTGAGGAAGGAAtaggagaaggagaagcaATTTCTAGGAAAGAGCAAGGTGTGCAACAGCATGCTCTGAATGATATTTTCAGCAATAGTTCAGTTGAAGAACCTGTTGGCGTATCTACATCACTTCCTACAAACAACACCACGAATTGCGTCCGTGGTGACGCAACTACGAATGGCATTGTCAATGCCAATGCCAGTGCACATACACGTGCAAGTCCCACCGGTTCCCTGCCCGGCTATGGTAGAGACAAGAAGGACGATACCGGCATCGACATCAACAGTTTCAACAGCAATGCGTTTGGCGTCGACGCGTCGATGGGGCTGCCgtatttggatttggaCGGGCTAGATTTCGATATGGATATGGATATGGATATGgagatgaatttgaatttagATTTGGGTCTTGATTTGGGGTTGGAATTAAAAGGGGATAACAATGAGGGTTTTCCTGTTGATTTAAACAATGGACGTGGGAGGTGA